One genomic region from Solwaraspora sp. WMMD792 encodes:
- a CDS encoding alpha/beta hydrolase yields the protein MAPVRPDLDPELRTLLADLPLMSELSVEILTQLRQLPSAPVDTLLHGHTVDHREVSIAASDGSPIPLSVFIPAGAGRRTPAPCIYWIHGGGMVMGDRYSQLDIPLDWLDRFGAVVVSVDYRLAPEATGMTLVDDCYRGLLWTAEHADELGVDPARIVVAGASAGGGLAAGVTLLARDLAAPPIAAQVLICPMLDHRCDTTSSQQFSGGPGVWTREMNQFGWAAVLGDLADSEVPGYVSPAVADDLSGLPTTYVDAGSAEVFRDEDVAYATRIWAAGGQAELHVWAGGCHGFDALYPQASISATARRTRSDWLDRVLSASPTDAPRSSTPRMDR from the coding sequence GTGGCACCCGTACGCCCCGACCTCGACCCCGAACTGCGTACCCTGCTCGCCGATCTGCCGCTGATGTCCGAGCTCAGCGTCGAGATCCTCACCCAACTGCGACAGCTTCCATCGGCGCCGGTCGATACCCTCCTGCACGGTCACACGGTCGACCACCGGGAGGTGTCCATCGCCGCCTCGGACGGCTCGCCGATCCCGCTGTCGGTGTTCATCCCCGCCGGGGCCGGTCGCCGCACGCCGGCACCGTGCATCTACTGGATCCACGGCGGCGGCATGGTCATGGGCGACCGCTACTCCCAACTCGACATCCCCCTCGACTGGCTCGACCGGTTCGGTGCCGTGGTCGTCTCGGTGGACTACCGGCTCGCGCCGGAGGCCACCGGGATGACACTGGTCGACGACTGCTACCGAGGGCTGCTCTGGACCGCCGAGCACGCCGACGAACTGGGCGTCGACCCCGCCCGCATCGTGGTCGCGGGGGCCAGCGCCGGCGGTGGCCTGGCGGCCGGCGTCACGCTGCTCGCCCGCGACCTCGCGGCCCCGCCGATCGCCGCCCAGGTGCTGATCTGCCCGATGCTCGACCACCGCTGCGACACCACGTCGAGCCAGCAGTTCTCCGGTGGCCCGGGGGTCTGGACCCGGGAAATGAACCAGTTCGGCTGGGCCGCGGTCCTCGGTGACCTCGCCGACAGTGAGGTGCCCGGCTACGTATCACCCGCCGTCGCCGACGACCTCTCCGGGCTGCCCACCACCTACGTCGACGCCGGCAGCGCCGAGGTGTTCCGCGACGAGGACGTCGCCTACGCCACCAGGATCTGGGCCGCCGGTGGCCAGGCGGAGCTGCACGTCTGGGCGGGCGGCTGTCACGGATTCGACGCGCTGTACCCGCAGGCGTCCATCTCGGCCACGGCCCGCCGTACCCGTAGCGACTGGCTCGACCGGGTCCTGTCGGCTTCGCCGACCGACGCACCACGCTCATCCACCCCTCGAATGGACAGGTAG
- a CDS encoding antibiotic biosynthesis monooxygenase, which produces MIVNHGFHATMTAQPGKGDELVELLLDAPSLPHPDCVVFLVGRSAGDPDTVTVTEGWTSQEAHSVFFATGPAQALVAKLQPLLAGESRYADTVPVGGKAAF; this is translated from the coding sequence ATGATCGTCAACCATGGCTTCCACGCCACCATGACCGCCCAGCCGGGCAAGGGTGACGAGCTGGTCGAGTTGCTGCTCGACGCGCCGTCGCTGCCGCACCCCGACTGCGTCGTCTTCCTGGTCGGTCGCTCGGCCGGCGACCCGGACACCGTCACCGTCACGGAGGGCTGGACCAGTCAGGAGGCGCACAGCGTCTTCTTCGCCACCGGGCCGGCGCAGGCGCTGGTCGCGAAGCTGCAACCGCTGCTGGCCGGCGAGTCCCGTTACGCCGACACGGTGCCGGTCGGCGGCAAGGCCGCCTTCTGA
- a CDS encoding AraC family transcriptional regulator, with the protein MDLDELRGLIVRHARPDTTTAIDDVLISKVDRAAPPSPSMTGTVLALIAQGAKRLALGDRVYEYHAGQYLIASVDLPITGHFTEADPQRPALGFGLVLRPTIVAELLLHAVPGDLPPVAGGTPSGLAVSDAPAELVDAAIRLLRLLDQPRDRAVLAPLIKREILWRVMTGEQGAVVRQLGLADSSLNHIARAVQWIRDHYTRSFRVEDVARMSGMSNSAFYRNFQAVTAMSPIQFQKQIRLQQARLLLATHPTDVTGVGSRVGYDSPSQFSREYRRQFGVPPSQDAARLRGLPSGVVDPALV; encoded by the coding sequence GTGGACCTCGATGAGCTGCGCGGACTGATCGTCCGTCACGCCCGCCCCGACACGACGACCGCGATCGACGACGTACTGATCTCCAAGGTGGACCGGGCTGCGCCGCCGTCGCCGTCGATGACCGGCACCGTCCTGGCGCTCATCGCCCAGGGCGCGAAACGGCTCGCACTGGGCGATCGGGTGTACGAGTACCACGCTGGGCAGTACCTGATCGCCTCGGTCGATCTGCCGATCACCGGACACTTCACCGAGGCCGATCCGCAGCGGCCGGCGCTGGGGTTCGGTCTCGTCCTGCGCCCGACGATCGTCGCCGAGCTGCTCCTGCACGCCGTACCCGGAGATCTGCCACCCGTGGCCGGCGGCACCCCGTCCGGCCTGGCGGTCAGTGACGCGCCCGCCGAGCTCGTCGACGCGGCGATCCGACTGCTGCGCCTGCTCGACCAGCCACGCGACCGCGCCGTACTCGCGCCGCTGATCAAACGGGAGATCCTGTGGAGGGTCATGACCGGTGAGCAGGGCGCCGTCGTCCGCCAACTCGGCCTCGCCGACAGCAGCCTGAACCACATCGCGCGGGCGGTGCAGTGGATCCGTGACCACTACACCCGGTCGTTCCGGGTCGAGGACGTGGCACGGATGTCCGGGATGAGCAACTCCGCGTTCTACCGCAACTTCCAGGCGGTCACCGCGATGAGCCCGATCCAGTTCCAGAAGCAGATCCGGCTGCAGCAGGCCCGGCTGTTGCTCGCCACCCACCCCACCGACGTCACCGGCGTAGGTAGCCGGGTCGGCTACGACAGCCCGTCTCAGTTCAGCCGTGAGTACCGCCGGCAGTTCGGCGTACCGCCCAGTCAGGACGCCGCCCGGCTGCGCGGCCTGCCCTCCGGCGTCGTCGACCCGGCCCTGGTGTGA